From Streptomyces zhihengii, the proteins below share one genomic window:
- a CDS encoding ATP-binding SpoIIE family protein phosphatase yields MRIEDVLVALATGVWRWDHSGTITLDTVAARLLELPGDPEEVPLSAVRARIHPVDWGELDAVVTRAFAEDTVAEARLRIVDATGRVLRIVRSRGRSQAGDGGVALVGTLQEVTDQSGAAAARAPVTGDWRRSREAFLLDAGRALAEARSTEEVLRVSASLSMPGFSPDGLAVFGISGDRLTIVGHHGHGAGDDEPFADMPLDTDYPAAEVVRTGRAIYLPSPAGYRSRFPVTWPLARRFGRESWAFLPLIVAGRTMGAWMAAFRHPVSFTPDERSVLTTVARMLAQALTRAGAAESERELSLGLQRTMLPTVTPGIPGVTVAARYVPTGGGLQVGGDWYDMIPLPGGGATRAGRSRGNIALVIGDVQGHDVRAAGLMGQLRIALRAYASEGHSPDAVLSRASRFLHGITDTSEDDDGPRFATCLYLEFDPATGVVEIARAGHPDPGVVTADGTVLLRATEGGLPLGIDPDTDYPTTRFVLEAGETLLICTDGLLETGGHDLDTGWARLRGVLERRRADGSLEELADDLVRAVHGPTSHYTTGPLADRREDDIALLLLTREGQPSRRPTRRTAMSVGQAEPERISAARRQVRELLHDWADPEQVDSAVLMVSEMATNVLVHTDGTALLVAEVHHTDPARRLRVEVSDTSDELPHRRRPGEMASSGRGLVLMEMLADAWGVDPRGTGKSIWFELYETSGGPAPEGGGDGVP; encoded by the coding sequence CTGGGACCACTCCGGGACGATCACTCTCGACACCGTGGCCGCCAGACTTCTGGAACTGCCCGGCGATCCGGAGGAGGTTCCGCTGTCCGCCGTGCGCGCGCGGATCCACCCGGTGGACTGGGGGGAGCTGGACGCCGTCGTGACACGGGCGTTCGCCGAGGACACCGTCGCCGAGGCGCGGCTGCGGATCGTCGACGCCACCGGCCGGGTGCTGCGGATCGTGCGCAGCCGCGGCCGGTCGCAGGCCGGCGACGGCGGCGTCGCGCTGGTGGGCACGCTCCAGGAGGTCACCGACCAGTCCGGCGCCGCGGCCGCCCGGGCGCCGGTCACCGGCGACTGGCGGCGCTCGCGCGAGGCGTTCCTGCTGGACGCGGGCCGGGCGCTGGCGGAGGCCCGCTCCACGGAGGAGGTGCTGCGGGTCTCGGCGTCGCTGTCCATGCCCGGCTTCTCGCCCGACGGGCTCGCGGTCTTCGGGATCTCCGGGGACCGGCTGACGATCGTGGGCCACCACGGGCACGGCGCGGGCGACGACGAGCCCTTCGCCGACATGCCCCTGGACACCGACTACCCCGCGGCCGAGGTGGTGCGCACCGGGCGGGCCATCTACCTGCCGAGCCCGGCGGGCTACCGGAGCCGCTTCCCCGTCACCTGGCCGCTGGCGCGGCGCTTCGGCCGCGAGTCGTGGGCCTTCCTGCCGCTGATCGTCGCGGGCCGCACCATGGGCGCCTGGATGGCGGCCTTCCGGCACCCGGTGTCGTTCACGCCGGACGAGCGGTCGGTGCTCACCACGGTGGCCCGGATGCTGGCCCAGGCCCTCACCCGGGCCGGGGCCGCCGAGTCCGAGCGGGAGCTCTCGCTCGGACTCCAGCGCACCATGCTGCCGACGGTGACGCCCGGGATCCCGGGCGTCACCGTGGCCGCCCGGTACGTGCCCACCGGCGGCGGGCTCCAGGTCGGCGGCGACTGGTACGACATGATCCCGCTGCCGGGCGGGGGCGCCACCCGTGCCGGACGGTCCCGCGGGAACATCGCCCTGGTCATCGGCGACGTGCAGGGCCACGACGTACGGGCCGCGGGTCTGATGGGCCAGCTGCGGATCGCGCTGCGCGCCTACGCGTCCGAGGGCCACAGCCCCGACGCGGTGCTCTCGCGCGCCTCGCGCTTCCTGCACGGCATCACCGACACCTCCGAGGACGACGACGGGCCCCGGTTCGCCACCTGTCTGTACCTGGAGTTCGATCCGGCGACGGGGGTGGTGGAGATCGCCCGGGCGGGCCACCCCGACCCGGGCGTGGTGACGGCGGACGGCACGGTGCTGCTGCGCGCCACCGAGGGCGGGCTGCCGCTGGGCATCGACCCGGACACCGACTACCCGACGACACGCTTCGTGCTGGAGGCCGGCGAGACCCTGCTGATCTGCACCGACGGCCTGCTGGAGACGGGCGGCCACGACCTCGACACCGGCTGGGCCCGGCTGCGCGGGGTGCTGGAGCGACGCCGTGCGGACGGGTCGCTGGAGGAGCTGGCCGACGATCTGGTGCGGGCGGTGCACGGCCCCACCTCGCACTACACGACCGGGCCGCTGGCCGACCGGCGCGAGGACGACATCGCGCTGCTGCTGCTCACCCGCGAGGGCCAGCCGTCCCGGCGCCCCACCCGGCGCACCGCCATGAGCGTCGGCCAGGCGGAGCCGGAGCGGATCTCGGCGGCCCGCCGGCAGGTGCGGGAGCTGCTGCACGACTGGGCGGACCCGGAGCAGGTCGACTCCGCGGTGCTGATGGTCTCGGAGATGGCCACCAATGTGCTCGTCCACACCGACGGCACGGCGCTGCTGGTGGCGGAGGTCCATCACACGGACCCGGCCAGGCGGCTGCGGGTGGAGGTCTCGGACACCAGCGACGAGCTGCCGCACCGGCGCAGGCCCGGCGAGATGGCGTCGTCGGGGCGCGGTCTGGTGCTGATGGAGATGCTGGCCGACGCCTGGGGGGTGGATCCGCGCGGCACCGGCAAGTCGATCTGGTTCGAGCTCTACGAGACGTCCGGCGGCCCGGCCCCCGAGGGCGGCGGCGACGGCGTGCCGTAG
- a CDS encoding AI-2E family transporter — MTGPQPQPLLPEPVRRLAAWCAAALLVAGVAGVGVWLVITLKTAVTPVLLALLGTALLGPLHRRLLKMKVQRSLAAGLTCAAVLAVVGGAVYIVVHALLETGDQIVASVRQAGQDLADHFGAAGTSLDDIAHNARDLLGKFGGTAASGVISGLSVVGEMIAVAVLALLLVFFFLRDSDRAVTTLRSIVPSSTGDVAEAMSRRAFGAVEGFMRGTTFIALIDAVCITVGLLILRVPGAAGLGALVFVGAYIPYLGAFLSGAVAVLVALADRGFVIALWALGVVLAVQVLEGHVLQPMIQSRTVQMHPAVVMLTITAGASLAGILGMLLAVPVTAAAFGVVGELRDRYGTPSPPPSGAGPPDVS, encoded by the coding sequence GTGACCGGTCCCCAGCCGCAGCCCCTGCTCCCCGAGCCCGTCCGCAGGCTCGCCGCCTGGTGCGCGGCCGCCCTGCTGGTGGCCGGGGTCGCCGGGGTCGGCGTCTGGCTCGTGATCACCCTCAAGACCGCCGTCACCCCCGTGCTGCTGGCGCTGCTCGGCACCGCGCTGCTCGGGCCGCTGCACCGCCGGCTGCTGAAGATGAAGGTGCAGCGTTCCCTCGCCGCCGGGCTGACCTGCGCCGCCGTGCTCGCCGTCGTCGGCGGTGCCGTCTACATCGTGGTCCACGCCCTGCTGGAGACCGGCGACCAGATCGTCGCCTCCGTCCGGCAGGCCGGCCAGGACCTCGCGGACCACTTCGGGGCCGCCGGCACCTCGCTGGACGACATCGCGCACAACGCCAGGGACCTGCTCGGCAAGTTCGGCGGCACCGCCGCCTCCGGGGTGATCTCCGGGCTGAGCGTCGTCGGCGAGATGATCGCCGTCGCCGTCCTCGCCCTGCTGCTGGTCTTCTTCTTCCTGCGCGACTCCGACCGGGCCGTCACCACCCTGCGCTCGATCGTGCCCAGCTCCACCGGCGACGTGGCCGAGGCCATGTCGCGCCGCGCCTTCGGCGCCGTCGAGGGGTTCATGCGCGGGACCACCTTCATCGCCCTGATCGACGCCGTCTGCATCACCGTGGGCCTGCTGATCCTGCGGGTGCCCGGAGCGGCCGGTCTCGGCGCGCTCGTCTTCGTGGGCGCCTACATCCCCTATCTCGGCGCCTTCCTCTCCGGGGCCGTCGCGGTGCTCGTCGCGCTCGCCGACCGGGGCTTCGTCATCGCCCTCTGGGCGCTCGGGGTGGTGCTCGCCGTGCAGGTGCTGGAGGGCCATGTGCTCCAGCCGATGATCCAGAGCCGCACCGTCCAGATGCACCCGGCCGTGGTGATGCTGACGATCACCGCCGGCGCCAGCCTCGCGGGGATCCTCGGGATGCTGCTGGCCGTCCCGGTGACGGCGGCGGCCTTCGGCGTCGTCGGCGAGCTGCGCGACCGCTACGGCACGCCGTCGCCGCCGCCCTCGGGGGCCGGGCCGCCGGACGTCTCGTAG
- a CDS encoding pirin family protein: MPAVTVENPLTLPRVAAPADAVSRPVRTVTTAPTGFEGEGFPVRRAFAGINYQHLDPFIMMDQMGEVDYAPGEPKGTPWHPHRGFETVTYLIDGTFVHQDSNGGGGTIQNGDTQWMTAGSGLLHIEAPPEQLVMSGGLFHGLQLWVNLPARDKMMDPRYQDIRGGQVQLLTSPDGGALLRVIAGELDGHKGPGITHTPITMIHATLRPGAQVRIPWREDFNGLAYVLAGRGAVGDERRPVQMGQTAVFGDGGALTVWADDTQNGSHTGDLEIVLLGGQPIREPMAHYGPFVMNTRAELQQAFEDFQKGRLGTVPAVHGMKPSGPAGN, translated from the coding sequence ATGCCTGCAGTGACTGTCGAGAACCCACTCACCCTGCCCCGCGTCGCCGCGCCCGCCGATGCCGTCTCCCGGCCGGTGCGCACCGTGACCACCGCGCCCACGGGATTCGAGGGGGAGGGGTTCCCGGTGCGCCGCGCGTTCGCCGGCATCAACTACCAGCACCTCGACCCGTTCATCATGATGGACCAGATGGGTGAGGTGGACTACGCCCCCGGAGAGCCGAAGGGCACCCCCTGGCACCCCCACCGCGGCTTCGAGACCGTCACCTACCTGATCGACGGCACCTTCGTCCACCAGGACAGCAACGGCGGCGGCGGCACCATCCAGAACGGCGACACCCAGTGGATGACGGCCGGCAGCGGCCTCCTGCACATCGAGGCGCCCCCGGAGCAGCTCGTCATGTCCGGCGGCCTCTTCCACGGGCTCCAGCTCTGGGTGAACCTCCCCGCGCGCGACAAGATGATGGACCCGCGCTACCAGGACATCCGCGGCGGCCAGGTCCAGCTCCTCACCTCCCCCGACGGCGGCGCGCTGCTCCGGGTGATCGCGGGCGAGCTGGACGGCCACAAGGGCCCGGGCATCACCCACACCCCGATCACGATGATCCACGCGACCCTGCGCCCCGGCGCCCAGGTCAGGATCCCGTGGCGGGAGGACTTCAACGGGCTGGCGTACGTGCTCGCCGGGCGCGGCGCGGTCGGCGACGAGCGCCGTCCGGTGCAGATGGGGCAGACCGCCGTCTTCGGCGACGGCGGCGCGCTCACCGTGTGGGCCGACGACACGCAGAACGGCTCGCACACCGGCGACCTGGAGATCGTCCTGCTCGGCGGGCAGCCGATCCGGGAGCCGATGGCGCACTACGGGCCGTTCGTCATGAACACCCGCGCCGAACTGCAGCAGGCCTTCGAGGACTTCCAGAAGGGCCGGCTCGGCACCGTCCCCGCCGTCCACGGCATGAAGCCCTCCGGCCCGGCCGGGAACTAG
- a CDS encoding SseB family protein, translating to MYGYDQTPGSQQQQYVPQQPSYGQQPLYPEPSPPSLADAVRAFTTGAMSAEDFQQIFATSKVYCPRGDNPGFLALHNTQQPVIPMFTTLKELRRYAGKESKYFVITGAEVIDLLPTGYGFVLDMEGDHRMVFDAKAVEQMVDFAMRRMYG from the coding sequence ATGTACGGCTACGACCAGACCCCGGGCTCCCAGCAGCAGCAGTACGTGCCGCAGCAGCCCTCCTACGGGCAGCAGCCGCTGTACCCGGAACCGTCGCCGCCGTCCCTCGCGGACGCGGTGCGCGCCTTCACCACCGGGGCGATGTCGGCCGAGGACTTCCAGCAGATCTTCGCCACCTCGAAGGTCTACTGCCCGCGTGGCGACAACCCCGGCTTCCTGGCGCTGCACAACACGCAGCAGCCGGTGATCCCGATGTTCACCACGCTCAAGGAGCTGCGCCGGTACGCGGGCAAGGAGTCGAAGTACTTCGTCATCACCGGCGCCGAGGTGATCGACCTGCTGCCCACGGGGTACGGCTTCGTGCTCGACATGGAGGGCGACCACCGCATGGTCTTCGACGCGAAGGCCGTGGAGCAGATGGTCGACTTCGCCATGCGCCGGATGTACGGCTAG
- a CDS encoding acyl-CoA dehydrogenase: MGHYKSNLRDIEFNLFEVLGRDKLYGTGPFAEMDVDTAKSILEEIARLAENELAGSFAEADRNPPVFDPATNTAPVPASFKKSYEAFMDSEYWRLGLPEEIGGTTSPRSLIWSYAELLLGSNPAIWMYSSGPAFAGILFEEGNEAQKKVAQIAVDKRWGSTMVLTEPDAGSDVGAGRTKAVQQEDGSWHIEGVKRFITSGEHDMEENILHYVLARPEGAGPGTKGLSLFLVPKYHFDWETGELGERNGVYATNVEHKMGLKASNTCEMTFGDQHPAKGWLIGDKHDGIRQMFMIIEFARMMVGTKAIATLSTGYLNALEYAKERVQGQDLVNFADKSAPKVTITHHPDVRRSLMTQKAYAEGMRALVLYTAAVQDEIAVKEATGEDAKSLVALNDLLLPIVKGYGSEKSYEQLAQSLQTFGGSGYLQEYPIEQYIRDAKIDTLYEGTTAIQGQDYFFRKIVRDQGQALNTLSEEIKKFLAVGTGGEELAGARDALAKAAVDLEAIVGTMTNDLIATGEDVKSIYKVGLNTTRLLMVSGDVVVGYLLLRGAAVAAEKLETASAKDVPFYQGKIAAAKFFAANVLPGVSVERALAESVDGSLMDLDEAAF; the protein is encoded by the coding sequence ATGGGGCACTACAAGTCGAATCTCCGCGACATCGAGTTCAACCTCTTCGAGGTCCTCGGGCGCGACAAGCTGTACGGCACCGGCCCGTTCGCGGAGATGGACGTCGACACCGCCAAGTCGATCCTGGAGGAGATCGCCCGGCTCGCGGAGAACGAGCTGGCCGGCTCCTTCGCCGAGGCCGACCGCAACCCGCCGGTCTTCGACCCCGCCACCAACACCGCGCCCGTCCCCGCGAGCTTCAAGAAGAGCTACGAAGCCTTCATGGACTCCGAGTACTGGCGCCTCGGCCTGCCCGAGGAGATCGGCGGCACCACCTCGCCGCGCTCCCTGATCTGGTCCTACGCGGAGCTGCTGCTCGGCTCGAACCCGGCCATCTGGATGTACTCCTCGGGCCCGGCGTTCGCCGGCATCCTCTTCGAGGAGGGCAACGAGGCGCAGAAGAAGGTCGCGCAGATCGCGGTCGACAAGCGCTGGGGCTCCACCATGGTCCTCACCGAGCCGGACGCCGGCTCGGACGTGGGCGCCGGCCGCACCAAGGCCGTGCAGCAGGAGGACGGCTCCTGGCACATCGAGGGCGTCAAGCGCTTCATCACCTCCGGTGAGCACGACATGGAGGAGAACATCCTCCACTACGTCCTCGCCCGCCCCGAGGGTGCCGGTCCGGGCACCAAGGGCCTGTCCCTCTTCCTGGTGCCGAAGTACCACTTCGACTGGGAGACCGGCGAGCTGGGCGAGCGCAACGGCGTCTACGCGACCAACGTCGAGCACAAGATGGGCCTCAAGGCCTCCAACACCTGCGAGATGACCTTCGGCGACCAGCACCCCGCCAAGGGCTGGCTGATCGGCGACAAGCACGACGGCATCCGCCAGATGTTCATGATCATCGAGTTCGCCCGGATGATGGTCGGCACGAAGGCCATCGCCACCCTCTCCACCGGCTACCTGAACGCGCTGGAGTACGCCAAGGAGCGCGTCCAGGGCCAGGACCTGGTGAACTTCGCCGACAAGTCGGCCCCCAAGGTCACCATCACCCACCACCCCGACGTGCGCCGCTCCCTGATGACACAGAAGGCCTACGCCGAGGGCATGCGCGCCCTGGTGCTCTACACGGCCGCCGTCCAGGACGAGATCGCCGTCAAGGAGGCCACCGGCGAGGACGCCAAGTCCCTCGTCGCCCTCAACGACCTGCTCCTGCCGATCGTCAAGGGCTACGGCTCCGAGAAGTCGTACGAGCAGCTCGCCCAGTCCCTGCAGACCTTCGGCGGCTCCGGCTACCTGCAGGAGTACCCGATCGAGCAGTACATCCGGGACGCCAAGATCGACACCCTCTACGAGGGCACCACGGCCATCCAGGGCCAGGACTACTTCTTCCGCAAGATCGTGCGCGACCAGGGCCAGGCCCTGAACACGCTCTCCGAGGAGATCAAGAAGTTCCTGGCCGTCGGCACCGGCGGCGAGGAGCTCGCCGGCGCCCGCGACGCCCTGGCGAAGGCCGCCGTCGACCTGGAGGCGATCGTCGGCACCATGACCAACGACCTCATCGCCACCGGCGAGGACGTCAAGAGCATCTACAAGGTCGGCCTCAACACCACCCGCCTGCTGATGGTCTCCGGCGACGTCGTCGTCGGCTACCTGCTGCTGCGCGGCGCCGCCGTGGCCGCCGAGAAGCTGGAGACGGCCTCAGCCAAGGACGTGCCGTTCTACCAGGGCAAGATCGCGGCCGCGAAGTTCTTCGCCGCCAACGTCCTGCCCGGCGTCTCCGTCGAGCGCGCGCTCGCCGAGAGCGTCGACGGGTCCCTCATGGACCTCGACGAGGCCGCGTTCTAG